From the Methanobrevibacter ruminantium genome, one window contains:
- a CDS encoding GNAT family N-acetyltransferase, with the protein MIFRDFNPEIHDVYKVAELIYDVDYRTFKHVFKSKEEGVEAIKNRLLLIDFAEDAEANENDLFYVFFDDEDTEEKEIIGMFNGGKGVQHSLFGDIKNQFKTLKFSEALGLSKVSFMDNFVLVDVEDDDFYICELAICSNQRGKGYGTEALDQLIRLAKDLDCKRVVLDADFRNDGAFRLYSSKGFKIFNRKSFGVPGKKRGMRNMELILK; encoded by the coding sequence TTGATTTTTAGAGATTTCAATCCGGAAATTCATGATGTTTATAAAGTGGCTGAATTAATCTATGATGTTGATTATAGAACATTCAAGCATGTTTTCAAATCAAAGGAAGAAGGTGTGGAAGCCATTAAAAATAGATTGCTTCTGATTGATTTTGCAGAAGATGCCGAAGCGAATGAAAATGACTTGTTCTATGTCTTCTTTGATGATGAAGACACTGAGGAAAAGGAAATCATTGGAATGTTCAATGGTGGAAAAGGAGTCCAGCATTCTCTTTTTGGAGATATAAAAAATCAATTCAAAACCCTTAAGTTCTCTGAAGCATTAGGTCTTTCCAAGGTTTCTTTCATGGATAATTTCGTTTTGGTTGATGTTGAAGATGATGACTTTTACATTTGTGAATTAGCCATTTGCTCCAATCAAAGGGGAAAAGGTTATGGGACAGAAGCTTTAGATCAATTGATTCGCCTTGCAAAGGATTTGGATTGCAAAAGAGTGGTTTTGGATGCAGACTTTAGAAATGATGGCGCTTTCAGGCTATACAGTTCTAAAGGATTTAAGATATTCAACAGAAAATCATTTGGTGTTCCGGGTAAAAAAAGAGGGATGCGTAATATGGAACTAATCCTTAAATAG